From a region of the Paenibacillus sp. FSL R10-2734 genome:
- a CDS encoding cytidine deaminase — MDSALLMQEAIKARAKAYIPYSRFGVGAALLDQDGHIHHGCNVENAAFGPTNCAERTALFRAIADGHAIGSFKAIAVVADSDGPVSPCGVCRQVMIELCSPDMKVILGNMKGDIVETTVGELLPGAFGPVDLKQGQAPE; from the coding sequence ATGGATTCCGCTCTTCTTATGCAAGAAGCGATTAAAGCACGTGCTAAGGCATATATTCCTTACTCCCGATTTGGAGTAGGCGCCGCCCTCCTCGATCAGGATGGTCATATTCATCACGGATGTAATGTAGAAAATGCTGCTTTCGGCCCAACCAATTGTGCGGAACGTACCGCTTTATTCCGTGCCATCGCAGACGGTCATGCGATCGGTTCTTTCAAGGCAATCGCCGTTGTTGCCGATTCCGACGGACCCGTATCACCTTGCGGCGTATGCCGGCAAGTAATGATTGAGTTGTGTTCACCCGACATGAAGGTTATCCTTGGAAACATGAAGGGCGATATCGTTGAGACCACGGTGGGAGAATTACTTCCCGGCGCTTTTGGTCCCGTAGATCTGAAGCAAGGACAAGCTCCTGAGTAA
- the recO gene encoding DNA repair protein RecO, translating into MLHRVEGIVIRSMDYGEGNAIITLCTENAGKVGVLVRGAKKVKSRHAALIQLFTVGEFVFFRNNGGLGTLNSGEITKSHHPLREDLIKAAYASYACELLDKVLHDEETGSFWFRQLTACLNALEEDKEPGVIINVYEMKILQAAGYGPEFDTCVICGAEKPDEQLLISPRLGGALCRSCKHNDPPAMEVSARALKLLRLFARLDLTRLGNVDVKESSRDELKKIMRAFMDVQLGLKLKSQNFLDQLDKYKI; encoded by the coding sequence ATGCTACACAGGGTGGAAGGGATCGTCATTCGCAGCATGGACTACGGCGAGGGGAACGCAATCATTACGCTTTGCACCGAGAACGCCGGTAAAGTAGGTGTTCTGGTGCGAGGTGCTAAGAAGGTCAAAAGCCGCCATGCTGCCTTGATCCAGCTGTTCACCGTCGGGGAATTTGTTTTTTTTAGAAACAACGGAGGTCTTGGGACGCTGAATTCCGGCGAAATCACGAAGTCTCACCACCCTCTTCGGGAGGATTTGATCAAAGCTGCTTATGCGTCTTACGCTTGTGAACTGCTTGATAAAGTTCTGCATGATGAGGAAACGGGAAGCTTCTGGTTTCGCCAGCTTACGGCCTGCCTGAACGCACTTGAAGAAGATAAGGAACCTGGAGTTATCATAAATGTTTATGAAATGAAGATTTTGCAAGCAGCAGGTTATGGTCCAGAGTTCGACACCTGTGTTATATGTGGAGCTGAAAAGCCTGATGAACAACTGCTGATAAGCCCACGCCTTGGTGGAGCACTGTGCCGCAGCTGTAAACATAATGATCCTCCAGCTATGGAGGTCTCTGCTCGTGCTTTGAAATTGCTACGCTTATTCGCCAGACTTGATCTCACTAGATTAGGGAATGTGGATGTCAAAGAAAGCAGTAGAGATGAGCTTAAAAAAATTATGCGAGCCTTTATGGATGTGCAGCTTGGGTTAAAGCTGAAATCACAG
- a CDS encoding YqzL family protein — MRNFSWKYFAMTGDVDAYLLYKEAGLPLEDSGLQLVEEEKVCDEEAQ, encoded by the coding sequence ATGCGAAACTTTTCGTGGAAGTATTTTGCAATGACAGGAGACGTCGATGCTTACCTGCTATACAAGGAAGCTGGCCTTCCGCTTGAAGACAGTGGACTACAGCTAGTGGAGGAAGAGAAGGTCTGTGATGAAGAAGCGCAATAA
- a CDS encoding diacylglycerol kinase family protein, producing the protein MVKNTAVGRKKFWHSFRFASHGIVSAFKSELNMKVHCCLAVVVLVAAAVFRLPLASWMLLLFSITLVLTAELLNTAIEATVDLISPEIHPLAKRAKDTAAGAVLLTAVFAVFVGIYVFYHPVMDWISGLMS; encoded by the coding sequence ATGGTGAAGAACACGGCGGTAGGACGCAAGAAGTTCTGGCATTCTTTTCGGTTTGCATCGCATGGCATCGTGTCGGCATTCAAATCCGAGCTTAACATGAAGGTGCATTGCTGTTTGGCTGTGGTTGTTCTTGTTGCTGCTGCCGTGTTCAGACTTCCACTGGCCAGCTGGATGTTGCTGCTCTTCTCAATCACGCTTGTCTTAACCGCTGAGCTGCTCAATACGGCCATTGAAGCGACGGTTGACCTGATCTCGCCGGAGATTCATCCACTGGCTAAGAGAGCGAAAGATACCGCCGCAGGAGCTGTGCTTCTCACGGCGGTGTTTGCTGTCTTTGTTGGGATCTATGTTTTTTACCACCCTGTGATGGACTGGATTAGCGGACTTATGTCATAA
- the era gene encoding GTPase Era has translation MKFKSGFVAIIGRPNVGKSTLMNQVIGQKIAIMSDKPQTTRNKIHGVYTTNNSQIVFLDTPGIHKRQSKLGDYMNQTAMSTLGEVEAVLFLVDAADGLGGGDRYIAEQLNGLKTPVILVLNKIDKIEPEALLPLMAQYNKLHNFAEIIPISAKMGSNVNTLLEQVAKYLPEGPQYYPEDQITDHPEQFVCAELIREKILHLTREEVPHSIAVAIEDMRVEPNGVVHVSAVIFVERDSQKGIIIGKQGALLKEVGRRARTDIENLLGSKIFLELWVKVKKDWRNQDRVLRDLGFHKDL, from the coding sequence ATGAAATTCAAATCAGGCTTTGTCGCAATTATCGGCAGACCGAACGTAGGCAAATCGACACTCATGAACCAGGTTATTGGACAGAAGATTGCAATCATGTCGGATAAGCCACAGACAACCAGAAACAAAATCCACGGGGTCTATACAACGAATAATTCACAAATCGTGTTCCTGGATACACCAGGTATTCATAAAAGACAGTCCAAGCTAGGCGACTACATGAACCAAACAGCGATGAGTACGCTAGGTGAAGTTGAGGCTGTGTTGTTCCTTGTGGACGCTGCAGACGGTTTGGGTGGTGGTGACCGATACATTGCTGAGCAATTAAACGGACTTAAGACGCCAGTTATTCTTGTGCTTAACAAGATTGATAAAATAGAGCCGGAAGCTTTGCTCCCACTTATGGCTCAGTATAACAAGCTGCATAATTTTGCTGAAATCATTCCGATTTCTGCTAAGATGGGCAGCAATGTTAACACGCTGTTAGAGCAAGTTGCTAAGTACTTGCCGGAAGGTCCGCAATATTACCCAGAAGATCAAATTACGGATCACCCAGAGCAATTTGTGTGTGCAGAACTAATCCGTGAGAAGATTCTACATTTGACGCGCGAAGAAGTACCGCATTCCATTGCTGTAGCTATCGAAGATATGAGAGTTGAGCCAAATGGAGTGGTGCATGTGTCTGCCGTTATTTTTGTCGAACGTGATTCTCAGAAGGGGATTATTATCGGCAAGCAAGGTGCGCTGCTGAAAGAGGTTGGCAGACGTGCTCGGACAGACATTGAGAACCTTTTGGGATCGAAGATTTTTCTGGAGCTTTGGGTGAAAGTGAAAAAAGACTGGCGTAATCAGGACCGCGTTCTGCGGGATTTGGGCTTCCATAAAGACCTTTAA